The Anaerolineae bacterium region GCTACCGCCGACCACGAATACACCGCCCTGTTAAAAATCCTGTTGCCTCTGGCCCGGCAGGTTTTTATAACCCAGTCCCGCCATCCCCGCGCCGCCGCCCCGTCGGTATTGGCCGGCGTGGCCGCGTCGTTGGGTTACCAAACAACCATCGAGGCTCCCGTCGAAAGGGCTTTGGCAGCGGCCCTGGAAGCGGCCCACTCGCGCGACGTGGTGTGCGTGACCGGCTCGCTTTTCTGCGTGGCTCAAGCCCGCGAAGCCTGGCTCCGCCGCCACAACTTGCCGCTGCCCCCCATTGACCCGGTGGTGGGAGATTTGAAAAAGGGGTGGGAGCCGCAAAAAACGTAAGGAGGGGCAAACGTTATGTCCTCAAGCGCGCAAGATTTACTGGTCCGCGGTATTGCCGCCGCCAAAGCCAAAGATGTAGAGGAAGCTCGTTTTTATTTGGAATGGGTGTTGACCACCGACGCCAACCGCCAGCAGCAGATCAAAGCCTGGTGGTGGCTTTCGGAGATCAGCGACGAGCCGGCGGAAAAACGCGACCTCCTGGAAAACATCCTGGCCCACGAACCCGGCCACGCCGAGGCCCGCCGCAGCCTGGCTATTTTGGATGGGCGGCTTGACCCCGACGACGTCATTGCTCCCACCCACCTCGGCCTAGGTGACCCGGCTCAACCCAAAAAACTCAAAAAACTCCGGCGCATTCGCACCCGGCAGTTCACCTGCCCCCATTGCAACGGCCCGATGCGCTTCAGCCCCGACGGCCAAACCCTGCTCTGCCCTCATTGTGACCACGCCATGAGCTTGGCGGCGGCGCTCAAAAGTGACGATACCGTGGATGAGCAAGATTTTGTGGTAGCCCTGGCTACGGCCAAAGGCCACACCCGCGCCGAAACAACCCAGGTGTTTCAATGCCAGAGTTGCGGGGCCTCGTTTGTGATGGCCCCGGCGGTGCTGTCTATGAGCTGCCCCTATTGCGCCTCGGCCCACGTGCTGGAACACCCTGAAAATCGCCAATTGATCCCCCCTGAAGGGATCATTCCCTTTACCTTAACCCAGGAGCAGGCGCACAACGCCCTGCGCCGCTGGCTGCTGGCCCAAAATTTGCCCCATGAAGCGCAAACCGCCACCCCCTCCGGCCTGTATGCGCCCGTGTGGACCTTTGACGTGGGCGGCGAGATCCAATGGCGCGAAAGAGCCGTTGACACGCGCCACAGCCGGGTTAAAACCATCACCCAAACCGTTACCCGGCCGATCTTTTTTGACGACGTGCTGGTGCCGGCCTGCCATCGTTTTGCCAATATGACCGGGGAGTTCAAACACTACCGGCTTAACAAACTGGTGCCCTACGAATCCGGCTACCTGGCCGATTGGCCCGCCGAAACCTACCAAATCTCCACCGCCGACGCCTCCCTCCAGGCCCGCCGGCAGGCTTACGCCCTGGCCCAACAAGAAACCCGCGCCCTCGCCGAAACACCCTTTGGCGATACGGAAGCGCCCACTTTCACTTCAGCCGGAATTACCATTGAATCGTTCAAGCTGGTCCTGTTGCCGGTTTGGCTGGCCTATTATCACTATCAAAATAAACAGTACAACGTTTTCATCAACGGCCAAACAGGGCGCATCAAAGGGGCAACGCCGCGCAGCAAGATAAGGGGCTGGTGGGACAAATTCTGGGGAAATGAATGATCAATTAGGCAGGGGGGTTAAACCTAAAAGCTGCGATACGGTGACAAAGGTGTAACCCTTTTCCCGCAGTTGGCTGATGATGGCCGGCAGGGCCTCGGCGGTGTGGTAGCCCCGATCATTCATGTGCATAATGATAATGGAGCCAGGCTCAACCTGGGCCGTTACCTGCTGTACCAAAACTCTGGCCGATAGGTTGGGGTCAGGGTCGCCGCTGACCACATCGCCGCTGACCACGCGCAGCCCATGCCGGCCCACTACGGCCACGGCCTCATCCGTGTACGTGTCAAAAGGAAAACGAAACAGGGTGGCTTTTTGGCCGGTGTGTCGTGTCATGATTTGTTGGGCGCGTTGGATCTCTTGGCTCATTTCTGAGGGAGTGAGCCGGGTAAAATCGGGGTGGCTCCAGGAGTGATTGCCCAACTCTAACAATGGATTGGCCGCTAACATTTGGGTTTGGTGAGGATAGCGCTGCATCCACAGCCCGCCCAGAAAAAGAGTGGCCGGGGAGCCGGTTTCATTTAAGATAGTGATGATGGCCTCATTAAAACCCGCCGGTGGGCCGGGACTCTGGCAGGCGTCAAAAGTGAGGGCCACATAAGCCTGGGAGCGATTGCCGTGCGTGATGGCTACGGCCTGGGAAGTCGGCAAGGCGGCGGCAGGTGGGGCAGCGGCGCTCAAGGTGGCGAGAGACGAGACCGCAGCCGGTGCAACAGCCGTTGCCGGGATAGGCGTGCCCCGTTCCCTCTCGGTTGGCTTGGCCGCCGGAGAGGCGAGCGATGTTGGCGGTAGGTCTG contains the following coding sequences:
- a CDS encoding polysaccharide deacetylase family protein codes for the protein MNYFQTTALIFLITFGLNGCHADLPPTSLASPAAKPTERERGTPIPATAVAPAAVSSLATLSAAAPPAAALPTSQAVAITHGNRSQAYVALTFDACQSPGPPAGFNEAIITILNETGSPATLFLGGLWMQRYPHQTQMLAANPLLELGNHSWSHPDFTRLTPSEMSQEIQRAQQIMTRHTGQKATLFRFPFDTYTDEAVAVVGRHGLRVVSGDVVSGDPDPNLSARVLVQQVTAQVEPGSIIIMHMNDRGYHTAEALPAIISQLREKGYTFVTVSQLLGLTPLPN